From Lepisosteus oculatus isolate fLepOcu1 chromosome 8, fLepOcu1.hap2, whole genome shotgun sequence, one genomic window encodes:
- the gsc gene encoding homeobox protein goosecoid isoform X1: MPAGMFSIDSILAGRPSCKESVLLHRNAPVVFSNLTDSLYTAAEYNGLYSHSTGPPASNLQAVNGSRLGYNNYYYGQLHVQGPTGPACCGAIPALGAQQCPCIPAGYEGAGSILLSPVPHQMMPYMNVGTLSRTELQLLNQLHCRRKRRHRTIFTDEQLEALESLFQETKYPDVGTREQLARRVHLREEKVEVWFKNRRAKWRRQKRSSSEESENSQKWNKPSKTSTEKMEEGKSDVESDS; encoded by the exons ATGCCTGCTGGCATGTTCAGCATCGACAGTATTTTGGCTGGCAGACCCAGCTGTAAGGAATCCGTTTTGCTACATCGGAATGCTCCGGTTGTGTTTTCTAATTTGACTGACTCTCTCTATACAGCTGCAGAATACAATGGGCTCTACTCGCACTCAACGGGACCCCCCGCCTCAAACCTCCAAGCAGTAAATGGATCTAGACTCGGATATAACAACTATTATTATGGACAGCTTCATGTACAGGGGCCAACTGGACCAGCGTGCTGCGGCGCAATACCGGCTCTGGGTGCACAGCAGTGCCCCTGTATTCCTGCAG GCTACGAAGGCGCCGGATCTATACTGCTGTCCCCCGTCCCTCACCAGATGATGCCTTATATGAATGTAGGTACCTTGTCCAGGACAGAGCTTCAGTTGCTCAATCAGTTGCACTGCAGGCGTAAGAGGAGACACCGGACCATCTTCACTGACGAGCAGCTGGAGGCCCTGGAGAGTCTCTTCCAGGAGACCAAGTACCCGGACGTGGGCACGAGGGAGCAGCTGGCGCGCAGAGTGCACCTCCGGGAGGAGAAGGTTGAG GTGTGGTTCAAAAACCGAAGAGCAAAGTGGAGAAGACAAAAAAGGTCCTCTTCCGAGGAGTCGGAAAATTCACAGAAATGGAACAAACCTTCCAAAACTTCGACGGAAAAAATGGAAGAAGGGAAGAGCGACGTGGAGTCGGACAGCTGA
- the gsc gene encoding homeobox protein goosecoid isoform X2 encodes MPAGMFSIDSILAGRPSCKESVLLHRNAPVVFSNLTDSLYTAAEYNGLYSHSTGPPASNLQAVNGSRLGYNNYYYGQLHVQGPTGPACCGAIPALGAQQCPCIPAGTLSRTELQLLNQLHCRRKRRHRTIFTDEQLEALESLFQETKYPDVGTREQLARRVHLREEKVEVWFKNRRAKWRRQKRSSSEESENSQKWNKPSKTSTEKMEEGKSDVESDS; translated from the exons ATGCCTGCTGGCATGTTCAGCATCGACAGTATTTTGGCTGGCAGACCCAGCTGTAAGGAATCCGTTTTGCTACATCGGAATGCTCCGGTTGTGTTTTCTAATTTGACTGACTCTCTCTATACAGCTGCAGAATACAATGGGCTCTACTCGCACTCAACGGGACCCCCCGCCTCAAACCTCCAAGCAGTAAATGGATCTAGACTCGGATATAACAACTATTATTATGGACAGCTTCATGTACAGGGGCCAACTGGACCAGCGTGCTGCGGCGCAATACCGGCTCTGGGTGCACAGCAGTGCCCCTGTATTCCTGCAG GTACCTTGTCCAGGACAGAGCTTCAGTTGCTCAATCAGTTGCACTGCAGGCGTAAGAGGAGACACCGGACCATCTTCACTGACGAGCAGCTGGAGGCCCTGGAGAGTCTCTTCCAGGAGACCAAGTACCCGGACGTGGGCACGAGGGAGCAGCTGGCGCGCAGAGTGCACCTCCGGGAGGAGAAGGTTGAG GTGTGGTTCAAAAACCGAAGAGCAAAGTGGAGAAGACAAAAAAGGTCCTCTTCCGAGGAGTCGGAAAATTCACAGAAATGGAACAAACCTTCCAAAACTTCGACGGAAAAAATGGAAGAAGGGAAGAGCGACGTGGAGTCGGACAGCTGA